In Humulus lupulus chromosome 7, drHumLupu1.1, whole genome shotgun sequence, the following are encoded in one genomic region:
- the LOC133790405 gene encoding E3 ubiquitin-protein ligase BIG BROTHER-like isoform X1, which produces MSWNPNMEVHYVNSSYPYNSAGSFMEYFEGLTYEHVNFIFSGTSHAQESIYPTPSTSFYKFGLSEPGSGFYYDVGNAYEVHDYDHRNDEYRRPSENSSTVTNERTAAANSGWEGNANVNRRDNPVECPRRHPGSHDYQVVWQDNIDPDNMTYEELLELGEAVGTQNRGLSQEQIALLPVSKYKCSFFTRKKSRDERCVICQMEYKRNDRRMTLPCKHVYHAGCGTRWLSINKACPICYKEVFGDGSKR; this is translated from the exons ATGAGTTGGAACCCAAACATGGAAGTTCATTACGTTAACAGTAGTTATCCTTATAATTCAGCCGGTAGCTTTATGGAGTATTTTGAAGGCCTTACCTATGAACATGTGAATTTTATTTTTTCTGGTACTTCACATGCTCAG GAGAGTATCTACCCTACTCCAAGTACTAGTTTTTACAAGTTTGGGTTATCTGAACCTGGGAGCGGTTTCTATTATGATGTTGGCAATGCTTATGAGGTTCATGATTATGACCATAGAAATGATGAGTATAGGAGGCCCTCAGAGAACTCTTCAACAGTGACCAATGAACGCACTGCAGCAGCAAATTCTGGGTGGGAAGGAAATGCCAATGTTAATAGACGTGACAATCCTGTAGAAT GTCCACGGAGACATCCCGGTTCTCATGATTATCAG GTTGTTTGGCAAGATAACATTGATCCTGATAACATGACTTACGAG GAATTACTTGAGTTAGGTGAGGCAGTCGGAACTCAAAATCGAGGTCTTTCACAAGAACAAATTGCTTTACTTCCAGTCTCAAAATACAAATGTAGCTTTTTCACGAGAAAGAAATCACGAGACGAGAG GTGTGTGATTTGTCAGATGGAATATAAACGAAATGATCGACGGATGACTCTACCATGCAAGCACGTCTACCATGCTGGTTGCGGCACCAGATGGCTAAGCATTAACAAG GCTTGCCCCATTTGTTACAAAGAGGTGTTTGGTGATGGATCAAAACGCTAG
- the LOC133790405 gene encoding E3 ubiquitin-protein ligase BIG BROTHER-like isoform X2, with the protein MSWNPNMEVHYVNSSYPYNSAGSFMEYFEGLTYEHVNFIFSGTSHAQESIYPTPSTSFYKFGLSEPGSGFYYDVGNAYEVHDYDHRNDEYRRPSENSSTVTNERTAAANSGWEGNANVNRRDNPVECPRRHPGSHDYQELLELGEAVGTQNRGLSQEQIALLPVSKYKCSFFTRKKSRDERCVICQMEYKRNDRRMTLPCKHVYHAGCGTRWLSINKACPICYKEVFGDGSKR; encoded by the exons ATGAGTTGGAACCCAAACATGGAAGTTCATTACGTTAACAGTAGTTATCCTTATAATTCAGCCGGTAGCTTTATGGAGTATTTTGAAGGCCTTACCTATGAACATGTGAATTTTATTTTTTCTGGTACTTCACATGCTCAG GAGAGTATCTACCCTACTCCAAGTACTAGTTTTTACAAGTTTGGGTTATCTGAACCTGGGAGCGGTTTCTATTATGATGTTGGCAATGCTTATGAGGTTCATGATTATGACCATAGAAATGATGAGTATAGGAGGCCCTCAGAGAACTCTTCAACAGTGACCAATGAACGCACTGCAGCAGCAAATTCTGGGTGGGAAGGAAATGCCAATGTTAATAGACGTGACAATCCTGTAGAAT GTCCACGGAGACATCCCGGTTCTCATGATTATCAG GAATTACTTGAGTTAGGTGAGGCAGTCGGAACTCAAAATCGAGGTCTTTCACAAGAACAAATTGCTTTACTTCCAGTCTCAAAATACAAATGTAGCTTTTTCACGAGAAAGAAATCACGAGACGAGAG GTGTGTGATTTGTCAGATGGAATATAAACGAAATGATCGACGGATGACTCTACCATGCAAGCACGTCTACCATGCTGGTTGCGGCACCAGATGGCTAAGCATTAACAAG GCTTGCCCCATTTGTTACAAAGAGGTGTTTGGTGATGGATCAAAACGCTAG